A genomic window from Pyricularia oryzae 70-15 chromosome 7, whole genome shotgun sequence includes:
- a CDS encoding phosphoribosylaminoimidazole-succinocarboxamide synthase, with amino-acid sequence MAASEAVTSVELTTLPKIATGKVRDLFTVDDKTLLFVASDRTSAYDVVMANGVPGKGVILNLATVFWFKLLTAKVAGLKTHFLGTDAPASLSEAEKAVVRNRSMRVRKLKVFPVEAIVRGYVAGSAWAEYKTSGTMHGLQVPAGLRQCDKLPKPLYTPSTKAEQGDKDVNISPAQAAEIVGDKYAAEIERLALAVYEAAADYAAGKGIIIADTKFEFGLDEETDEVVLVDEVLTPDSSRFWPKDKYEAGRDQESFDKQFIRNWLTANGLKGKEGVVLPDDVVKATRGKYEEVFGMLTGKSVEEALKDGFP; translated from the coding sequence ATGGCCGCATCAGAAGCCGTCACGAGCGTGGAGCTCACTACGCTCCCCAAGATCGCCACTGGCAAGGTGCGCGACCTGTTCACGGTCGACGACAAGACACTCCTCTTCGTCGCCTCGGACCGCACATCCGCCTACGACGTCGTCATGGCCAACGGCGTGCCGGGCAAGGGCGTAATCCTGAACCTGGCGACCGTGTTCTGGTTCAAGCTGCTCACGGCCAAGGTCGCGGGCCTCAAGACGCACTTTCTCGGAACCGATGCGCCGGCGTCGCTGTCCGAGGCCGAAAAGGCCGTCGTGCGCAACAGGAGCATGCGCGTCCGCAAGCTCAAGGTCTTCCCCGTCGAGGCCATCGTGCGCGGCTACGTCGCCGGCTCGGCCTGGGCAGAGTACAAGACGAGCGGCACGATGCACGGCCTGCAGGTGCCCGCCGGCCTGAGGCAGTGCGACAAGCTGCCGAAGCCGCTGTACACTCCATCGACAAAGGCGGAGCAGGGCGACAAGGACGTCAACATCTCGCCGGCGCAGGCGGCCGAGATCGTCGGTGACAAGTACGCGGCCGAAATTGAGAGGCTGGCGCTGGCCGTGTACGAGGCCGCGGCAGACTACGCTGCGGGCAAGGGCATCATCATCGCCGACACCAAGTTTGAGTTTGGGCTGGACGAGGAGACGGACGAGGTGGTGCTTGTCGACGAGGTGCTGACGCCTGACTCGTCAAGGTTCTGGCCCAAGGACAAGTACGAGGCCGGGCGGGACCAGGAGAGCTTCGACAAGCAGTTCATCAGGAACTGGCTGACGGCCAATGGGCTCAAGGGTAAGGAGGGGGTCGTGCTGCCCGACGACGTAGTCAAGGCGACGAGGGGCAAGTACGAGGAGGTGTTTGGAATGTTGACGGGTAAATCGGTCGAGGAGGCACTGAAGGATGGGTTTCCGTGA
- a CDS encoding 3-oxoacyl-[acyl-carrier-protein] reductase, which translates to MTGRLANKVAIITGASSGIGRATALLMAREGAAVVCSDIRQGPPTDSNSSSSISTHEEIQRLGGRATFVSCDTSDSAQVQALVKSAVAEFGRLDIMFNNAGVGKEGDNYPDTMIWQYDEDDFDLTMAVNVKGVFLGCKYAAAQMKDQEPLVPGGDRGWIVNTGSILGVNAIKGVTAYAASKHAVLGITKAAALDCAPFNIHVNAVNPGFVKTVMTKNMLEDSVGSEALAARHPFKGIGNVEDIAKTVLFLVSDDASWITGTSLCVDGGYTTM; encoded by the exons ATGACAGGCCGCCTCGCCAACAAAGTCGCCATCATAACCGGCGCATCCTCGGGCATCGGGCGCGCGACGGCCCTGCTGATGGCCCGCGagggcgccgccgtcgtgtGCAGCGACATCCGACAGGGCCCGCCGACGGActccaacagcagcagcagcatcagcacGCACGAGGAGATTCAGCGCCTCGGCGGGCGGGCCACTTTTGTGTCGTGCGACACGTCAGACTCGGCGCAGGTGCAGGCGCTCGTCAAGTCGGCCGTGGCCGAGTTTGGGCGCCTCGACATCATGTTCAACAACGCCGGCGTCGGCAAGGAGGGGGACAATTACCCCGACACCATGATTTGGCagtacgacgaggacgactttGACCTCACCATGGCCGTCAACGTCAAGGGGGTGTTTTTGGGCTGCAAGTACGCTGCCGCGCAGATGAAGGACCAGGAGCCGCTCGTCCCCGGCGGCGATCGTGGTTGGATCGTCAACACGGGGTCCATACTGGGGGTTAATGCCATCAAGGGCGTCACGGCCTATGCGGCGTCGAAGCATGCCGTCTTGGGTATCACCAAGGCGGCGGCTTTGGATTGCGCCCCTTTT AATATTCACGTCAACGCGGTTAACCCCGGCTTTGTCAAGACGGTAATGACAAAGAATATGTTGGAGGATAGCGTTGGCAGTGAGGCCTTGGCTGCGCGGCATCCGTTCAAGGGGATAGGAAACGTCGAGGACATAGCCAAGACGGTGCTGTTCCTTGTCAGCGACGATGCGTCCTGGATCACGGGTACGAGCCTTTGTGTCGATGGTGGATACACTACAATGTGA